The following proteins come from a genomic window of Flavobacterium crocinum:
- a CDS encoding acetyl-CoA C-acetyltransferase, producing MKSDTIRKVAIVGYNRIPFARANTAYANVGNKEMMTAALNGLIDKYHLKGKLLGEVAGGAVIKHTYDNNLIRECVMKTSLDPATPACDLQQACDTGIESAVYIANKIALGQIDSGIAGGVDSISDMPIAVSEKLRKILLEARQAKSLGGKIKTFLKLRPSDLSPLVPKNEESQTGLSMGGHTEITAKHYKISREEQDEFALKSHLNMAKAYDEGFFDDMITPFNGLEKDNNLRRDSTIEKLAKLKPAFDKVNGTLTAGNSTPLTDGASCILLASEEWAKENGLPILAYITFAEIAAIEYVKNQQNLLLAPLFAVSRMLEKAGLNLQDFDYYEIHEAFAAQVLATLKIWESPKLSESIGLKKTLGAIDREKLNVKGSSLAAAHPFAATGGRIIGVMAKLLNEKGSGKGLISICAAGGQGVTMIIEK from the coding sequence ATGAAATCTGATACCATAAGAAAAGTAGCTATCGTAGGCTATAATAGAATTCCTTTTGCCCGTGCCAATACCGCTTACGCCAATGTTGGAAACAAAGAAATGATGACAGCTGCCTTAAATGGTCTTATTGATAAATACCATTTAAAAGGAAAATTATTAGGCGAAGTTGCCGGCGGTGCTGTAATAAAACATACTTACGACAATAACTTAATCCGCGAATGCGTAATGAAAACGAGCCTAGATCCTGCAACTCCAGCCTGTGATTTACAACAGGCGTGTGATACCGGAATTGAAAGCGCTGTTTATATTGCTAATAAAATTGCTTTAGGACAAATTGATTCTGGAATTGCAGGCGGTGTAGATTCTATCAGTGATATGCCAATTGCGGTAAGTGAAAAACTTCGAAAAATTTTATTAGAAGCCAGACAAGCCAAATCTTTAGGCGGAAAGATTAAAACTTTTTTAAAACTTCGTCCATCAGATTTAAGTCCACTGGTTCCTAAAAATGAAGAATCTCAAACCGGACTTTCAATGGGTGGACACACTGAAATTACTGCAAAACACTATAAAATCTCAAGAGAGGAACAAGACGAATTCGCATTAAAAAGTCATCTGAATATGGCAAAAGCGTATGACGAAGGTTTCTTTGATGATATGATTACTCCTTTTAACGGATTAGAAAAAGATAATAATCTGAGAAGAGATTCTACAATAGAAAAATTAGCCAAGCTAAAACCCGCTTTCGACAAAGTTAACGGTACTTTGACAGCAGGAAACTCTACTCCTCTTACAGATGGCGCTTCGTGCATCCTTTTAGCCAGTGAAGAATGGGCAAAAGAAAACGGACTTCCTATTCTGGCGTACATTACATTTGCAGAAATTGCAGCAATTGAATACGTTAAAAATCAGCAAAATCTTTTATTGGCTCCTTTGTTTGCCGTTTCCAGAATGCTCGAAAAAGCAGGTTTAAATCTTCAGGATTTTGACTATTATGAAATTCACGAAGCTTTTGCCGCTCAGGTTTTAGCCACTTTAAAAATATGGGAAAGCCCAAAACTAAGCGAATCTATTGGTTTAAAGAAAACTTTAGGCGCTATTGACAGAGAAAAACTAAATGTAAAAGGAAGCAGCCTTGCAGCCGCGCATCCGTTTGCAGCCACCGGAGGAAGAATTATTGGGGTAATGGCAAAACTTCTTAACGAAAAAGGATCTGGGAAAGGCCTAATCTCAATCTGTGCCGCAGGCGGACAAGGTGTTACAATGATAATCGAGAAATAA
- a CDS encoding TonB-dependent receptor, translating into MKIIFSKRVYFFALLLCSLNMMAQEFGKVAGKISLSGNTAAENISVTLKGTKYSDVTTVSGQYEITRVKPGSYTIVVRAVGISPVEANIVVTAKQTTTKNFALNESQEDLQEVVITKNKYKQDKPSMSLRLQTPVLEIPQNVQIVSGQTLKDQQITSMSDGVIRNVSGAVRLEHWGDLYTNITMRGSQIQAFRNGFNVVSSYWGPLTEDMSFVDHIEFVKGPAGFMLSSGDPSGLYNVVTKKPTGVTKGEVSAIVGSYDFYRVSLDLDGKLDKKGKLLYRFNGAAQKKGSFRPYEHNDRYVIAPVISYQFDDKTKLTFEYNFQYANMTEVGSYYVFGPKAGGYATMPRNFTMTAPGLPDTNIQDHSGYLQFEHKFDDNWKLTAQTSYFKYIQQGYSSWPSAVGPSTTANGPIGNGDIIRNVGIWDADSNMFLGQIFVNGKFNTGSVSHKILGGIDLGDKDYMADWGQSHDLDTAANPFNIFNPNYGTPSNGFPQFDHDTPLSQRAGGLYGSEYAAGYIQDELGFFQNRLRVTLAARYTWIKMTSSYQDPQEDSHITPRAGVSYSITKDFAVYGLYDQAFLPQSAEVTNGKLRPLTGNNLEFGVKKDWFDGAWNTSLSAYRIIKKNELTADPNSTPQKPLSMILGEKRAQGIEFDLRGKIFDGLNLIANYAFTESVVTESNVTGINVGAIVPGYSKHTANAWLNYTVQSGKVKGLGASIGGTFLDGRQTDTWGEGLEKLPTYFKLDGGLSYEIGKVKVTANVFNILDKYLYSGSYYEWLQAYYWQAEAGRNFRVGVTYKF; encoded by the coding sequence ATGAAAATAATTTTTAGTAAGAGAGTTTACTTTTTTGCTCTTCTTTTGTGTTCCTTAAACATGATGGCGCAGGAGTTTGGAAAAGTAGCCGGAAAAATTTCTTTAAGTGGTAACACTGCCGCAGAAAATATTTCTGTAACTCTAAAAGGAACAAAATATTCAGATGTTACAACCGTTTCAGGACAATATGAAATTACAAGAGTAAAACCGGGTAGTTATACCATTGTAGTTCGTGCAGTTGGAATTTCTCCGGTTGAAGCGAATATTGTTGTAACGGCAAAACAAACTACAACCAAAAACTTTGCTTTAAACGAAAGTCAGGAGGATCTTCAGGAAGTTGTCATTACAAAAAACAAATACAAGCAGGATAAACCTTCGATGTCATTGCGTCTTCAGACTCCGGTTTTAGAGATTCCTCAAAACGTGCAGATTGTAAGTGGACAAACCTTAAAAGATCAACAGATTACAAGTATGAGTGACGGAGTTATTCGTAACGTGAGTGGTGCTGTACGTCTGGAACACTGGGGCGATTTATATACTAATATTACAATGCGTGGTTCTCAAATTCAGGCTTTTAGAAATGGTTTTAATGTAGTTTCTTCTTACTGGGGACCATTAACAGAAGATATGAGTTTTGTAGATCATATAGAGTTTGTAAAAGGACCGGCAGGTTTTATGCTTTCCAGCGGAGATCCAAGCGGATTGTATAATGTGGTAACTAAAAAGCCAACAGGAGTGACAAAAGGTGAGGTGAGTGCTATAGTAGGAAGCTACGATTTCTATAGGGTAAGTTTAGATCTTGATGGGAAATTAGACAAAAAAGGAAAATTATTATATCGTTTTAACGGAGCTGCACAAAAGAAAGGTTCGTTCCGTCCTTACGAACATAATGACCGCTATGTAATTGCACCGGTAATTTCATACCAATTTGATGACAAAACAAAATTGACATTTGAATACAACTTTCAATATGCAAATATGACTGAGGTTGGTTCTTATTATGTATTTGGACCAAAAGCAGGCGGATATGCTACTATGCCACGTAATTTCACTATGACAGCGCCAGGTTTGCCGGATACCAATATTCAGGATCATAGTGGTTATTTACAATTTGAACACAAATTTGATGACAACTGGAAATTGACAGCTCAGACTTCTTATTTCAAATACATCCAGCAAGGATACAGTTCGTGGCCATCTGCTGTAGGTCCGTCAACAACGGCTAATGGACCTATTGGTAATGGAGATATTATTAGAAATGTAGGTATCTGGGATGCAGATAGTAATATGTTTTTAGGGCAGATTTTTGTAAACGGTAAATTTAATACAGGATCTGTAAGTCATAAAATTTTAGGAGGAATAGATTTGGGAGATAAAGATTATATGGCAGATTGGGGACAATCTCATGACCTTGATACCGCTGCTAATCCTTTTAATATTTTTAATCCAAATTACGGAACTCCTTCGAATGGTTTCCCGCAATTTGATCATGATACGCCTCTTAGTCAAAGAGCAGGAGGACTTTATGGGTCAGAATATGCTGCTGGTTATATTCAGGATGAGCTTGGATTTTTTCAAAACAGATTAAGAGTAACACTTGCAGCACGATATACCTGGATTAAAATGACCAGCAGTTATCAAGATCCTCAAGAAGACAGTCATATTACTCCTCGTGCAGGTGTTAGTTATTCTATTACTAAAGACTTCGCAGTTTACGGATTGTATGATCAGGCTTTTTTACCTCAATCTGCCGAAGTTACAAATGGTAAATTGAGACCGTTAACTGGTAATAATTTAGAATTTGGTGTCAAAAAAGATTGGTTTGACGGTGCATGGAATACGAGTTTATCAGCTTATAGAATTATAAAGAAAAATGAATTAACAGCAGATCCAAATAGTACTCCTCAAAAACCGTTATCTATGATTTTGGGAGAAAAAAGAGCTCAGGGTATTGAATTTGACTTAAGAGGAAAAATATTTGACGGACTTAATCTTATAGCAAATTACGCCTTTACTGAATCTGTTGTAACCGAATCTAATGTAACTGGTATTAATGTGGGAGCTATTGTTCCCGGATATTCAAAACATACAGCAAATGCGTGGCTGAATTACACTGTTCAATCTGGTAAAGTAAAAGGATTAGGAGCTTCAATTGGGGGAACTTTCCTTGACGGACGCCAAACTGATACATGGGGTGAAGGTCTTGAAAAATTACCAACTTATTTTAAATTGGACGGAGGTCTATCTTACGAAATCGGAAAGGTAAAAGTTACAGCAAATGTATTTAATATTCTGGATAAATATCTTTACAGTGGTTCTTACTACGAGTGGCTGCAAGCTTATTACTGGCAGGCAGAAGCAGGTAGAAACTTTAGAGTGGGTGTGACTTACAAATTCTAG
- a CDS encoding LLM class flavin-dependent oxidoreductase, whose translation MEIGIDSFASAMYGDNNTLSSVDAMEQLLQRIEFADQAGLDVFGIGEHHKKEFLDSATAVILSAAAARTKSIRLSSAVTVLSAADPVRVYQSFATLDLISKGRTEIVVGRGSAIEAYPLFGYDLRDYDALFKEKLELLLQIRDNEFVTWKGKFRPELNDLPVYPRALQEKLPIWLGVGGTPESFIRAGSLGLPLMVAVIGGQTHRFKPLIDLYREAGKAAGFKPNELKVGLHSPGYVGTTTEKAVEEYYPGYAELWTKLGYERGWPPVTKGKFDGLIDDLGVLIVGSPERAAEKILRHSEALGGVDRFTFQMDNAGLTHKQLMSAIELIGTKLIPLIRKG comes from the coding sequence ATGGAAATAGGAATAGACAGTTTTGCTTCGGCAATGTACGGCGACAACAATACTCTTAGTAGTGTTGATGCTATGGAGCAGTTATTGCAAAGAATCGAATTTGCAGATCAGGCTGGTCTTGATGTTTTCGGAATTGGAGAACATCATAAAAAAGAGTTTCTGGATTCTGCTACAGCTGTTATTTTGAGCGCAGCTGCAGCTAGAACAAAAAGCATACGTTTATCAAGTGCTGTAACCGTTTTAAGCGCAGCAGATCCTGTCCGCGTTTATCAAAGTTTTGCGACTTTGGATTTGATTTCTAAAGGAAGAACCGAAATTGTTGTCGGAAGAGGTTCTGCTATTGAAGCCTATCCGCTTTTTGGATATGATTTGAGAGATTATGATGCTCTTTTTAAAGAAAAACTAGAATTGCTTCTTCAAATTAGAGATAATGAATTTGTAACCTGGAAAGGTAAATTCCGTCCGGAACTAAATGATCTTCCTGTTTATCCAAGAGCACTACAAGAGAAATTACCGATTTGGCTTGGTGTTGGCGGTACTCCGGAATCTTTTATAAGAGCAGGTTCGCTTGGTCTTCCGTTGATGGTTGCTGTCATAGGTGGACAAACACATCGATTTAAACCTTTGATAGATTTATATCGGGAAGCCGGAAAAGCCGCTGGCTTTAAACCGAACGAATTAAAAGTCGGATTGCATTCACCTGGATATGTCGGAACAACGACAGAAAAAGCAGTCGAAGAATACTATCCCGGTTATGCCGAATTGTGGACGAAACTAGGATACGAAAGAGGCTGGCCGCCGGTAACAAAAGGCAAATTTGACGGATTAATAGATGATTTAGGAGTTTTAATTGTCGGAAGCCCAGAACGAGCCGCTGAGAAAATCCTTCGTCACAGTGAAGCCCTTGGAGGTGTGGATCGTTTTACTTTTCAAATGGACAACGCAGGACTAACACATAAACAATTGATGAGCGCCATAGAATTAATTGGAACAAAATTGATTCCACTGATTAGAAAGGGATAG
- a CDS encoding DUF1634 domain-containing protein: MEKSNMVQEEKFGEKDFQTIIGNLLRYGVWISLSVAFIGGIVYLMNHGSQIEDYSVFTENDRNIFEVIAAVYNGTISGDGASLIFTGIIFLFLTPVLRVLLSLFSFLLEKDYLYVGITLIVIIIIIISISFGFSH; encoded by the coding sequence ATGGAAAAATCTAATATGGTACAAGAAGAAAAATTTGGAGAAAAAGACTTTCAAACCATCATCGGGAATTTACTTCGCTATGGTGTCTGGATTTCGTTATCAGTCGCTTTTATCGGTGGAATCGTTTATCTAATGAACCACGGAAGCCAAATTGAAGATTATTCTGTTTTTACAGAAAATGACCGAAATATATTTGAAGTAATCGCTGCAGTTTATAACGGAACCATTAGCGGAGATGGAGCATCGCTAATTTTTACCGGAATTATTTTCCTTTTCTTAACTCCGGTCTTACGTGTTTTACTATCTCTTTTTTCATTTTTACTGGAGAAAGATTATTTATATGTTGGGATTACATTGATTGTAATCATTATTATAATTATTAGTATTTCATTCGGCTTTTCACATTAG
- a CDS encoding sulfite exporter TauE/SafE family protein — protein MTILTFTLIMILGAFLAGFIGSLSGLGGGIIIIPLLTIILGVDIHYAIGAALVSVIATSSGSAAAYVKEGITNMRMGIFLEIATTIGAVCGALLSTIAPTSFIAVLFGLTLIFSAINSLRKKEEHIVLESSPLAKKLKLEGTYPTHDGEVVKYGTKNVIGGFSMMGVAGMMSGLLGIGSGAFKVIAMDNIMRVPFKVSTTTSNFMMGVTAMASSVIYIQKGYIEPGICMPVVIGVLFGAMAGAKILVRTNPKKLRIFFACLIFVLAVNMIYNGLNGKI, from the coding sequence ATGACAATACTTACCTTTACCCTGATTATGATTTTGGGAGCCTTTCTTGCAGGCTTTATCGGTTCATTATCAGGCTTAGGAGGTGGAATTATAATTATTCCGCTTCTTACTATTATTCTTGGAGTCGATATTCATTATGCTATTGGAGCCGCTTTGGTTTCGGTAATTGCAACTTCTTCCGGCTCCGCTGCTGCTTACGTTAAAGAAGGAATTACTAATATGAGAATGGGAATTTTTCTCGAAATCGCAACTACAATTGGTGCGGTTTGCGGTGCTCTACTTTCTACCATTGCTCCTACTTCGTTTATTGCAGTTTTATTTGGACTAACCTTGATTTTCTCGGCAATCAATTCTCTTCGTAAAAAAGAAGAACATATCGTTTTAGAGTCAAGTCCATTGGCTAAAAAATTAAAATTAGAAGGAACTTACCCTACTCACGACGGCGAAGTTGTAAAATACGGAACCAAAAATGTAATTGGAGGTTTCAGTATGATGGGCGTTGCGGGAATGATGTCGGGTTTACTCGGAATTGGTTCCGGTGCTTTTAAAGTAATTGCGATGGATAACATTATGCGAGTTCCGTTTAAAGTATCTACAACAACCAGTAATTTTATGATGGGAGTTACCGCAATGGCAAGTTCTGTAATTTATATTCAAAAAGGATATATCGAGCCTGGAATCTGTATGCCTGTCGTAATTGGCGTTTTGTTTGGAGCTATGGCTGGTGCCAAAATATTAGTGCGAACAAACCCGAAGAAATTGAGAATATTTTTTGCGTGCCTGATTTTTGTTTTGGCTGTAAATATGATTTATAACGGACTAAATGGAAAAATCTAA
- a CDS encoding DoxX family membrane protein: protein MKNITILEAGLILRIVLAITMLSAVADRFGIWGAPGSNGVAWGNWENFVVYTNTLNPYTNKSTAEILGAAATFFEVILSLLLLFGFKTRIAALGTAFLLFFFGFAMAVSVSVKAPFDYSVWTSVAAALLLANIGKTAFAVDNRI from the coding sequence ATGAAAAACATAACAATATTAGAAGCAGGTTTAATTTTAAGAATAGTATTAGCGATCACCATGCTTTCAGCTGTAGCTGATCGATTTGGAATCTGGGGAGCACCAGGCTCAAACGGAGTCGCTTGGGGAAATTGGGAAAATTTTGTAGTTTACACCAACACTTTAAATCCTTATACAAACAAATCTACTGCTGAAATTCTGGGTGCCGCTGCAACTTTTTTTGAAGTTATATTAAGTCTGCTATTATTATTTGGCTTTAAAACCCGAATTGCCGCCTTAGGAACCGCTTTTTTATTATTCTTTTTCGGTTTCGCAATGGCCGTTTCTGTTTCTGTAAAAGCACCTTTTGATTATTCAGTCTGGACTAGCGTTGCTGCGGCACTTTTGCTTGCTAATATTGGAAAAACAGCTTTCGCGGTTGACAATCGCATCTAA
- a CDS encoding alpha/beta hydrolase codes for MKTIQSIQRGIFIVTLLTLNTIAMAQERPYKGQNDPEIFTEVRSFLNALNSGDGKPLEQLSVADARNVLVGAQKSVEVDYSGIEETEKVISQNGLKVKIHITKPKGAKANAPVFIFIHGGGWVLGDYPTHRRLVRDLVVESGAVAVFPDYTPSPEAKYPVAINEIYAATQWVAENGKEIGVDSKNLAVVGNSVGGNMTAAITLMAKDKKGPHIKLQVLLWPVTDANFETESYNLYANGRFLTKNMMKWFWDNYLPDTAKRTEKYASPLQASLAELKDLPPALVQTAENDVLRDEGEAYARKLNEAGVPVTLTRYNGLIHDYGLLNPIANVPAIQTAVQQAAIVIKTTLK; via the coding sequence ATGAAAACAATACAATCAATACAAAGAGGTATATTTATAGTTACATTATTAACTCTAAATACAATAGCTATGGCACAAGAAAGACCATATAAAGGACAAAATGACCCAGAAATCTTTACAGAGGTCCGCAGCTTTTTAAATGCATTAAATTCAGGTGACGGAAAACCATTAGAACAGTTATCTGTAGCAGATGCAAGAAATGTTTTAGTTGGCGCTCAGAAATCGGTTGAAGTAGACTATTCTGGCATCGAAGAAACTGAAAAAGTAATTTCTCAAAACGGCTTAAAAGTAAAAATTCATATTACAAAACCTAAAGGAGCAAAAGCAAATGCCCCAGTATTTATCTTTATTCACGGTGGCGGATGGGTTTTAGGAGATTATCCAACACATAGAAGATTAGTAAGAGATTTGGTTGTAGAAAGCGGTGCAGTGGCAGTTTTCCCAGATTATACTCCTTCTCCAGAAGCTAAATATCCAGTTGCGATTAACGAAATTTATGCTGCAACACAATGGGTAGCCGAAAACGGAAAAGAAATTGGCGTAGACAGTAAAAACCTTGCGGTTGTTGGAAACAGCGTGGGCGGCAACATGACGGCTGCGATTACTTTAATGGCTAAAGATAAAAAAGGCCCACATATTAAATTACAAGTTTTATTATGGCCTGTAACCGATGCTAATTTTGAAACTGAATCTTATAATTTATATGCCAACGGACGTTTCTTAACTAAAAACATGATGAAATGGTTTTGGGACAACTATTTACCTGATACTGCTAAAAGAACAGAAAAATATGCTTCTCCATTACAAGCTAGTTTAGCAGAATTAAAAGACTTACCTCCTGCTCTGGTACAAACTGCTGAAAATGATGTTTTAAGAGACGAAGGCGAAGCTTATGCCAGAAAGCTTAATGAAGCTGGAGTTCCTGTTACCTTAACAAGATACAACGGTTTGATTCACGATTACGGACTTTTAAACCCGATAGCAAATGTACCTGCTATTCAGACAGCTGTACAACAAGCCGCAATTGTGATCAAAACGACACTTAAATAA
- a CDS encoding OsmC family protein, with amino-acid sequence MKRKAQAVWNGDIKTGKGTLTTDSTVLNQTQYSFNSRFSDGIGTNPEELLAAAHAGCFTMKLSLDLTTAGFTVDELATQSTITLNDGKITQSLLVLNAKVPGISEEEFLKIAQGAEKTCPVSQAFSFEIVLQANLIN; translated from the coding sequence ATGAAACGTAAAGCACAAGCCGTTTGGAACGGTGACATTAAAACCGGAAAAGGAACTCTTACCACAGACAGTACCGTATTAAATCAAACTCAATATTCTTTCAACAGCCGTTTCTCAGACGGTATCGGAACTAATCCTGAAGAATTATTAGCCGCTGCCCACGCTGGCTGTTTTACTATGAAATTAAGCTTAGACTTAACTACAGCAGGTTTCACAGTTGACGAATTAGCTACTCAATCTACTATTACTTTAAACGACGGAAAGATTACGCAATCTCTTTTAGTGCTAAACGCTAAAGTTCCGGGAATTTCTGAAGAAGAGTTTTTAAAAATCGCTCAGGGCGCCGAAAAAACGTGTCCGGTGAGTCAGGCTTTTTCTTTCGAAATTGTTTTACAGGCAAATTTAATCAACTAA
- a CDS encoding helix-turn-helix domain-containing protein produces the protein MSLNTVFESNYKKLGFLTLDAETVEEINSDEYKAYIKVLYLPEDYLVTIDFKQYQTKSPSLFFINSNQYLQINEEGKKQGYFMYYNRDFYCVQIHDAEVACDGLLFNNIFEMPMTTLPDKEVLFIEGIFNQIQEEFVSPDSSQEEMIRTYLKQLIIKATRIWKIQQLGILNDEPSKEMDFFRDFSRLVEIHFRTKHTVADYADILGVAPKTLSNKFNRLELTQPNDIIKDRIILEAKRLLGYSALSVKEIAYQLGYEDPAYFNRLFTNKVGDTPSNFKKKYLQGKNVQLE, from the coding sequence ATGAGCCTTAATACTGTATTTGAATCTAATTATAAAAAACTGGGATTTCTGACTCTGGATGCGGAAACCGTAGAAGAAATTAATAGTGACGAATACAAAGCCTACATTAAGGTATTATATCTTCCGGAAGATTACTTGGTTACAATTGATTTTAAACAATACCAAACCAAAAGTCCTTCCCTTTTTTTCATCAACAGCAATCAATATCTGCAGATTAATGAGGAAGGAAAAAAGCAGGGTTATTTTATGTACTACAATCGTGATTTTTATTGCGTACAAATTCACGATGCCGAAGTAGCCTGCGACGGATTGTTATTCAATAATATATTCGAAATGCCGATGACCACTTTGCCAGATAAAGAGGTTTTATTTATTGAAGGCATTTTCAATCAGATTCAGGAAGAGTTTGTTTCTCCCGATTCTTCGCAGGAAGAAATGATTCGAACGTATTTGAAACAACTTATTATTAAAGCAACCCGAATCTGGAAAATTCAGCAATTGGGTATTTTAAATGATGAACCTTCAAAAGAAATGGATTTCTTCAGGGATTTTAGCCGATTGGTCGAAATTCATTTCAGAACCAAACATACCGTTGCCGATTATGCCGATATTTTGGGCGTTGCTCCGAAAACACTTTCAAATAAATTCAATCGTTTAGAGCTGACACAGCCTAACGATATTATAAAAGACCGTATTATTCTGGAAGCTAAAAGGCTTTTAGGTTATTCTGCATTAAGCGTAAAAGAGATTGCCTACCAACTCGGATACGAAGATCCGGCCTATTTTAACCGACTTTTTACCAATAAAGTCGGCGACACTCCATCGAATTTCAAGAAAAAATACCTTCAAGGGAAAAATGTACAATTAGAATAG
- a CDS encoding GNAT family N-acetyltransferase, whose protein sequence is MNIRKAKKSDSKYIAPILLLAMEDIVYKFLAKKDYASAKDFLEYFIERENNQYSYQNCFVAEENSEIIGAVNIYNGSDIEALRNPIVEYVRAHYNPEFNPEFETRAGEFYIDSLGVNPNHQGKGIGSKLLVFLINEYVHQNKQTLGLLVEEDNPLAKNLYLKLGFKIVGEKTLVGKKLEHLQIGNS, encoded by the coding sequence ATGAATATCAGAAAAGCCAAAAAATCAGATTCCAAATATATTGCACCTATATTATTATTAGCAATGGAAGATATTGTCTATAAGTTTTTGGCTAAGAAAGATTACGCTTCCGCTAAAGACTTTCTGGAATATTTCATCGAAAGAGAAAACAATCAATACTCTTATCAAAATTGTTTTGTGGCTGAGGAAAATAGCGAAATCATTGGAGCAGTTAATATTTACAATGGTTCTGATATAGAAGCTTTACGAAATCCAATTGTAGAATATGTCAGGGCACATTATAATCCGGAATTTAATCCCGAGTTTGAAACACGAGCGGGAGAATTTTACATTGATTCATTAGGCGTAAATCCAAATCATCAGGGAAAAGGAATTGGTTCTAAACTGCTGGTTTTTCTCATTAATGAATATGTACATCAAAACAAACAAACTTTAGGATTATTAGTAGAAGAAGATAATCCGCTGGCAAAGAATCTTTATCTGAAACTCGGATTTAAAATTGTGGGCGAAAAAACTCTGGTTGGCAAAAAACTGGAACATCTTCAAATTGGTAATTCATAA
- a CDS encoding zinc-binding alcohol dehydrogenase family protein: MKAIGFKTSLSIEEKDSFIEFETAKPIPGAHDLLVKIDAISVNPVDFKIRQSAAKDTVLETPKIIGWDAVGIVQSVGEKVTLFEVGDLVYYAGDITKQGSNAEYQIIDERIVGRKPKSLSVEESAVIPLTALTAWEILFDRIRINAEKDKGKSILIIGGAGGVGSIAIQLAKKIAGLTVIATASRPETIDWCKQQGADFVVNHKDLVTSVREAGFQNVDFILDFVDTNAYWDTMVELIKPQGHIASITGSAEPVVLNKLKSKSVSFSWELMYTRSMYQTEDMIEQHNILNIVADLLDDGLLKTTLNLTLDGLTANNLKKAHQLLESGKTIGKIAVKF; this comes from the coding sequence ATGAAAGCAATAGGATTTAAAACCTCATTATCTATAGAAGAAAAAGACAGTTTTATTGAATTTGAAACTGCGAAACCAATACCCGGAGCACACGATTTATTAGTGAAAATCGATGCCATTTCAGTAAATCCGGTTGATTTTAAAATTCGCCAGAGCGCTGCAAAAGATACCGTTTTGGAAACTCCGAAAATTATCGGCTGGGATGCAGTCGGAATCGTGCAGTCGGTAGGGGAGAAAGTCACTTTGTTTGAAGTAGGTGACTTGGTGTATTATGCCGGAGATATTACCAAACAAGGAAGTAATGCTGAATATCAGATTATTGACGAACGAATTGTCGGCAGAAAACCAAAATCATTGAGCGTTGAAGAATCGGCAGTAATTCCGTTAACGGCTTTAACTGCCTGGGAAATTTTGTTTGACCGAATCAGAATTAATGCAGAGAAAGACAAAGGAAAATCCATCTTAATTATTGGAGGTGCAGGCGGAGTAGGTTCGATTGCGATTCAGCTGGCGAAGAAAATCGCAGGATTAACGGTTATTGCAACTGCATCGCGCCCTGAAACTATTGATTGGTGTAAACAACAGGGAGCTGATTTTGTTGTAAATCATAAAGATTTAGTGACTTCGGTAAGAGAAGCAGGTTTCCAAAATGTTGATTTTATTCTGGATTTTGTTGATACCAATGCGTATTGGGATACAATGGTTGAACTGATTAAACCACAGGGACATATCGCTTCAATTACCGGAAGTGCTGAACCTGTTGTTTTAAATAAACTGAAAAGCAAAAGCGTTTCTTTTTCTTGGGAATTGATGTACACACGTTCCATGTACCAAACAGAAGATATGATTGAACAACATAATATTCTCAATATTGTTGCTGATTTGTTGGACGATGGTTTATTGAAAACGACCTTGAATTTAACGTTAGATGGACTTACAGCTAATAATCTAAAGAAAGCACATCAACTTTTAGAATCAGGAAAAACGATTGGAAAAATTGCTGTTAAATTCTAA